In Phaseolus vulgaris cultivar G19833 chromosome 10, P. vulgaris v2.0, whole genome shotgun sequence, a single genomic region encodes these proteins:
- the LOC137819173 gene encoding uncharacterized protein, whose product MKADSLSKLASQQRQLQHNSVIQQTLSHPTVGLEECFNIATSKYEWIKTYIEVIKNQEQGVELDTKMTKKVASFLLIGDELYKRGHSMPLLKCLSKEQAQCVVKELHEGICGLHCGARTMATKVCRAGYYWPTLREDCEIYVKTCKKCQEFGSLNHIPAQELQGIVSPWPFAKWGIDILDLGIKSTNTSVEHPQTNGQAEAANKVILRQLKKRLGSAKGLWAEKLPEILWAYRCTPQTSTGETPFNLTYETDAMLPVEVNEPTLRRQIEDWNINNECLRTDLDLIEELREQAKIKEATVKRRAMKRFNAKVKLRDFKEGDLVWRMRTDARKDPRHGKLASNLEGSFRVLENLQNGAYRLETLEEKVIPRTWNASHLKFYFS is encoded by the exons ATGAAAGCAGATTCATTATCCAAATTAGCAAGTCAACAACGACAACTACAACATAACTCAGTCATACAACAAACCCTCAGTCATCCGACAGTTGGTTTAGAGGAATGCTTCAATATTGCAACATCAAAATATGAATGGATAAAAACATATATAGAAGTGATAAAGAACCAAGAGCAAGGTGTTGAACTGGATACAAAAATGACAAAGAAAGTAGCTAGTTTTCTCTTAATTGGAGATGAACTCTACAAAAGAGGACATTCAATGCCTTTGTTAAAATGTCTCTCAAAAGAGCAAGCTCAGTGTGTAGTGAAAGAACTTCATGAAGGAATTTGTGGATTACACTGTGGAGCTCGGACAATGGCAACAAAAGTTTGCAGAGCCGGATATTACTGGCCAACACTCCGAGAAGATTGCGAAATCTATGTTAAAACATGCAAGAAATGTCAAGAGTTTGGAAGTTTAAATCATATACCAGCACAAGAGTTGCAAGGAATTGTTTCTCCATGGCCATTTGCAAAGTGGGGAATCGATATACTTG ATTTGGGAATCAAGTCAACAAACACTTCAGTTGAACATCCGCAAACGAATGGACAAGCAGAAGCTGCAAACAAAGTTATTCTCAGACAGTTAAAGAAGAGGTTAGGAAGCGCTAAAGGTTTATGGGCAGAGAAGTTGCCAGAGATATTATGGGCATATAGGTGCACACCACAAACTTCAACTGGTGAAACACCATTCAACCTCACGTACGAAACAGATGCAATGCTACCCGTAGAAGTAAATGAACCAACACTACGAAGGCAAATAGAAGACTGGAATATTAACAATGAATGTCTGAGGACCGACCTTGATCTTATTGAAGAACTTAGAGAGCAAGCAAAAATAAAAGAGGCAACAGTAAAGAGAAGAGCGATGAAGAGGTTCAATGCGAAAGTAAAATTAAGAGACTTTAAAGAGGGGGATTTGGTATGGAGAATGCGAACTGATGCACGAAAAGATCCGCGACATGGAAAGCTGGCATCTAACTTGGAAGGTTCGTTCAGGGTACTAGAAAATTTGCAAAATGGAGCTTATAGATTAGAAACTTTGGAAGAAAAAGTGATACCAAGAACATGGAATGCAagtcatttaaagttttattttagttaa
- the LOC137819174 gene encoding uncharacterized protein, whose amino-acid sequence MNVADRRVIEVFGHFSYRIPTRALLQLYTSKSPQEDFIALMAAINPKGRSSFTKLLNRTGDVTPRRKNVVNPVLEVEIVEPLSRTEALETAKDDHVAGPSKKSKKRGRSSKKSHSSSRRHRHCEDVSTEPLPESIFGASMKYAKFVQTSFTKSSYNLLKAEDSASLADSIVELSSRTFLIGKMLKVKNGNCVTLAEFEKLKNDFSESNENNAALSLQLEEMSLQSKQQGIEKENLEKQVSDLEAASSKIGEEINDLRNNNQLLEKKVSELSSVKDCNTNTIKGMEDEIEQLKVDVFEAENFILAQHKLGFAKALAQAKYFYKIPIDEGNFDVIKDFYNGNLVPVNEIPEDDANDVDAES is encoded by the exons ATGAATGTTGCTGATCGTCGTGTTATTGAAGTTTTTGGTCATTTCTCGTATCGGATTCCCACTCGCGCTTTACTACAGTTGTATACTTCGAAGAGTCCGCAAGAGGATTTCATTG CATTAATGGCGGCCATCAATCCGAAAGGTCGTTCATCTTTTACAAAACTTCTTAACAGAACTGGCGATGTTACTCCGCGGCGTAAAAATGTGGTCAATCCGGTATTGGAGGTGGAAATTGTGGAACCTCTTTCTCGTACTGAAGCCCTTGAAACTGCGAAGGATGACCATGTTGCTGGTCCTTCGAAAAAGTCCAAGAAACGTGGTAGAAGTAGCAAAAAATCACATTCTTCTTCTCGACGTCATCGTCATTGTGAGGATGTTTCAACTGAGCCTCTTCCCGAATCCATTTTTGGTGCTTCTATGAAGTATGCCAAGTTTGTTCAAACTTCGTTTACTAAGTCGTCATATAACCTGTTGAAAGCTGAGGATTCTGCTTCTTTAGCTGATTCTATCGTCGAGCTTTCGAGTAGGACGTTTTTGATTGGTAAAATGCTGAAAGTAAAGAATGGCAATTGTGTGACTCTTgctgaatttgaaaaattaaagaatgaTTTTTCCGAGAGTAATGAGAATAATGCTGCACTAAGTTTGCAATTGGAAGAGATGAGTTTGCAGAGCAAGCAACAAGggatagaaaaagaaaatcttGAGAAACAAGTTTCTGATTTGGAGGCCGCGAGTTCGAAAATTGGTGAAGAAATCAATGATCTTCGTAATAATAATCAACTTCTTGAGAAGAAAGTTTCGGAGTTATCTTCGGTGAAGGATTGTAATACCAACACTATTAAAGGTATGGAAGATGAAATTGAGCAGTTGAAGGTGGATGTTTTTGAAGCTGAAAACTTTATTTTGGCGCAGCATAAGCTAGGCTTTGCAAAGGCTTTGGCACAGGCAAAATATTTCTACAAGATTCCCATAGATGAAGGCAATTTTGATGTCATTAAAGATTTCTATAATGGTAACTTAGTACCTGTTAATGAAATTCCAGAGGATGATGCTAATGATGTTGATGCTGAGAGCTAG
- the LOC137819176 gene encoding disease resistance protein RPV1-like translates to MPYASSSSKSKPRWIYDVFISFRGEDTRKNFVSHLYSALANAGVNTFLDDEKLAKGQQLKTELWHAIEGSQISVVVFSKNYIYSTWCLDELVKIMECHSSRGQVVLPVFYDVFPWFLRRLQDVSFEVIFEKDSDLHLVKQWKNALSEAASFAGWDVSRYRNENLVVKEIVSEVLEKLDRTYMSITEFPVGLELRVEHCIGFLRKQTRGAYILGIWGMGGIGKTTIAKAIYNEIRYEFKHRSFLANIREVWQRDQGKIDLQERLLSDILKTEKIKVYSIDWGKAMIRETLATKRVLVVLDDVNTFGQLDELCGNGNGIVEGSVIIITTRDVRLLNVLDVDHVYEVEEMNEIESLELFSWHAFKEANPPEDFLEHSKQVVTYCGSLPLALEVLGSYLYKRRRKEWESVLSKLKEIPNDKIQEKLKISYDGLTDDMEKDIFLDICCFFIGKDRAYVTEILNGCGLHAEIGITVLVERSLIKVEKNNKLGIHDLLRDMGREIVRQSSPLEPQKRSRLWVHDDVLGILTENTGTGVIEGLALKMQRTSGVCFSTETFEKMKRLRLLQLDHVQLAGDYGHLPKQLRWLHWKAFSLTHIPENFYQENIVAIDLKYSYLKLVWKVPQFLERLKFLNLSHSKYLSKTPDFSKLPNLEKLILKDCPSLYEVHHSIGDLNNLLLLNLKDCTCLGNLPMVIYKLTSLQTLILSGCSNIDKLEEAIGQMESLTTLIADNTSLKQVPFSIVRSEKIGYISLCGYEGLARNVFPYLIWSWMSHTGGLSACIQPFGIMPTSIVSMDIQDTNLVNLLSKLSDLSKLRSISVQCDSDFQITQELRIVLHELCNVNLSESENAYLSQNSENSMASFLIGMGSYHQVFDMLSNSILKVLRTNSSTDFVLPGDNYPYWLAYTGEGYSVPFQVPEDSDCRMKGMLLCVVYSSTPENMATQSLTSVFIFNYTKCTIQIYKQETTMFFTDEDWQGVISNLGPGDNVEIFVGVGHGITAKKTAVYLIYGHSITMRMESLGLSAQSLHELSVTLWPELSAQPSTGVEMEPSKKPKKNIFAKMTNKVRVCGCLK, encoded by the exons ATGCCTTACGCTTCATCATCCTCAAAATCTAAACCCCGATGGATATACGATGTGTTCATCAGTTTCCGGGGCGAAGACACTCGTAAGAACTTCGTTTCTCATCTCTATTCTGCTCTTGCAAATGCCGGTGTCAACACTTTTCTGGACGACGAGAAGCTTGCCAAGGGACAACAGCTGAAAACAGAACTGTGGCATGCAATAGAAGGGTCTCAAATTTCCGTTGTTGTTTTCTCCAAAAACTACATTTACTCTACATGGTGTCTCGACGAACTCGTCAAAATCATGGAATGCCATTCTTCTAGAGGTCAAGTAGTTTTGCCCGTATTTTACGACGTTTTCCCTTGGTTTCTACGTAGACTGCAGGATGTTTCTTTCGAAGTCATTTTTGAAAAAGATAGTGACCTCCACCTCGTGAAACAATGGAAGAATGCACTGAGTGAAGCAGCAAGTTTTGCAGGTTGGGATGTTTCACGTTATAG AAATGAAAACTTGGTTGTGAAGGAAATTGTTAGtgaagttttggaaaaattagaTAGAACATACATGTCTATTACAGAGTTTCCAGTTGGATTGGAACTTCGTGTGGAACACTGTATTGGCTTTCTTAGAAAGCAAACAAGAGGAGCTTATATATTAGGGATTTGGGGAATGGGAGGGATTGGTAAAACAACCATAGCCAAAGCCATCTACAATGAAATTCGATATGAATTTAAACATAGAAGTTTCCTAGCAAATATTAGAGAAGTTTGGCAAAGAGATCAAGGGAAGATTGATTTACAAGAACGACTTCTTTCAGATATCCTTAAAACAGAAAAGATCAAGGTTTATAGCATTGATTGGGGAAAAGCTATGATAAGGGAAACGCTTGCCACAAAAAGAGTACTAGTTGTGCTCGATGATGTGAACACATTTGGACAATTAGATGAACTATGTGGAAATGGTAATGGGATTGTTGAAGGAAGCGTAATAATCATTACAACAAGAGATGTACGTCTACTCAATGTGCTTGATGTTGACCATGTATATGAAGTGGAGGAAATGAATGAGATTGAGTCCCTTGAGCTTTTCAGTTGGCATGCTTTTAAGGAAGCAAATCCACCAGAAGATTTCCTTGAACACTCAAAGCAAGTAGTCACTTACTGTGGATCACTACCTCTAGCTCTTGAAGTTCTTGGATCTTATCTatacaagagaagaagaaaagagtgGGAAAGTGTATTATCAAAACTTAAAGAAATACCAAATGATAAGatacaagagaaattgaaaataagCTATGATGGTTTAACCGATGATATGGAGAAGGACATATTCCTTGACATATGCTGCTTCTTTATCGGTAAGGACAGAGCCTATGTCACAGAGATACTCAATGGTTGTGGACTTCATGCTGAAATTGGAATAACAGTCCTGGTAGAAAGGAGCCTCATAAAAGTTGAAAAGAATAACAAACTTGGAATTCATGATTTGCTACGAGACATGGGAAGAGAAATTGTTCGTCAAAGTTCACCACTAGAACCACAGAAGCGCAGTCGATTGTGGGTTCATGATGATGTACTTGGTATATTGACAGAAAATACT GGAACAGGAGTGATTGAGGGATTGGCTTTGAAGATGCAAAGAACCAGCGGAGTTTGTTTCAGTACTGAAACATTTGAGAAAATGAAGAGACTGAGACTTTTGCAACTTGATCATGTACAATTAGCGGGAGATTATGGGCATCTTCCCAAACAACTGAGATGGCTTCATTGGAAAGCATTTTCATTAACACACATTCCTGAAAACTTTTATCAGGAAAACATAGTTGCTATTGACTTAAAATACAGTTATCTTAAACTAGTATGGAAGGTGCCCCAG TTTCTGGAGAGGCTAAAATTTCTCAATCTTAGTCATTCCAAGTACTTATCAAAGACCCCAGATTTTTCAAAACTACCAAATCTTGAGAAGCTCATTCTCAAAGATTGTCCAAGCTTGTATGAAGTACACCATTCAATTGGAGATCTAAATAACCTCCTTCTATTAAACTTGAAGGATTGTACATGCCTTGGCAATCTTCCGATGGTTATCTATAAGTTAACGTCATTACAAACACTCATCCTTTCTGGTTGTTCAAATATTGACAAGTTAGAAGAAGCCATAGGGCAGATGGAATCCTTAACAACTCTAATTGCAGACAATACTAGTCTAAAACAAGTACCTTTTTCCATAGTAAGATCCGAAAAGATTGGATATATATCCCTTTGTGGATATGAAGGATTGGCACGAAATGTATTTCCTTATCTCATATGGTCTTGGATGTCACATACAGGAGGACTTTCAGCCTGTATTCAACCATTTGGGATCATGCCAACATCTATAGTCTCCATGGATATACAGGATACTAATTTGGTTAATCTATTATCGAAGCTGAGTGACCTTTCAAAACTTCGAAGTATTTCTGTACAATGCGACTCAGATTTTCAGATAACTCAAGAACTAAGAATAGTTCTGCATGAGTTATGCAATGTAAACCTTTCTGAATCTGAAAATGCATATCTATCACAAAATTCAGAAAATTCTATGGCATCGTTTTTGATTGGAATGGGAAGCTACCACCAAGTCTTCGATATGCTTAGCAATAGCATATTAAAg GTATTGAGAACCAATAGTTCCACTGATTTTGTGCTTCCAGGGGACAATTATCCTTATTGGTTAGCCTATACAGGAGAAGGTTATTCAGTACCTTTTCAAGTTCCTGAAGATAGTGATTGTCGCATGAAGGGAATGTTGTTGTGTGTTGTTTATTCATCAACCCCTGAAAACATGGCAACTCAAAGTCTTACTAGTGTCTTCATCTTTAATTACACAAAGTGCACCATTCAGATATataagcaagaaacaacaatGTTTTTTACTGATGAAGATTGGCAGGGTGTAATATCAAATCTAGGACCCGGAGACAACGTGGAGATTTTTGTAGGAGTTGGTCATGGAATCACTGCTAAGAAAACAGCTGTGTATCTGATATATGGTCACTCAATTACAATGAGAATGGAGTCACTTGGACTGAGTGCACAATCATTACATGAGCTGAGTGTGACTCTGTGGCCTGAATTAAGTGCACAACCATCCACTGGTGTGGAAATGGAGCCCTCAAAGAAGccgaagaaaaatatatttgcaAAAATGACAAACAAAGTGAGAGTATGTGGATGTTTGAAGTAG